The Humulus lupulus chromosome 4, drHumLupu1.1, whole genome shotgun sequence genome has a window encoding:
- the LOC133830878 gene encoding uncharacterized protein LOC133830878 isoform X1 translates to MDNVWMFYVPAFVYERNNLSESGPYESSFCIDVPLCKLKLKILNGRDALEILLMVVLHSGKRISVDIIFIQVHLLLVWRGSKKWNRVSSYCLFASFFRFRLLEGESIEFNGLGLRDNVAQLSVFEMPKFLLPLIDHFSGRVTYRGNGYFKTIKDKFEELGLIERMKESPFKQFFMAEKLDFSASLMHQLMLRKIQCFKEDELHLHLGSRPCRFGRGGFALVTRLNFSSGPSETDLKKHLTSDRLIKEYFNDEESVKIMHLKAALKNCTVVEDAYKLGLCFFVEGVLLAREGKLNVWIDSLKMVEDTEYFFTYPWGKVSFNKLMDSCKKDMHHQKRNFEKKKEVMGK, encoded by the exons ATGGACAATGTATGGATGTTTTATGTACCTGCTTTTGTGTACGAACGTAACAATTTATCTGAAAGTGGACCATATGAGTCCAGCTTTTGCATTGATGTACCACTCTGCAAGTTGAAGCTGAAGATTCTAAATGGTAGAGACGCACTGGAGATACTGCTGATGGTTGTGCTACATTCTGGAAAGCGGATAAGTGtggacattatttttattcaagttcaCTTGCTTCTAGTATGGCGAGGTTCAAAGAAATGGAATAGAGTTTCGAGTTATTGTTTGTTTGCTTCATTTTTCAGGTTCCGATTGTTAGAGGGCGAAAGCATTGAATTCAACGGTCTTGGACTTCGTGATAATGTTGCTCAACTCTCTGTTTTTGAG ATGCCGAAGTTTCTTTTACCCTTGATAGATCACTTTTCTGgacgagtcacatataggggcaatggttactttaaaacaatcaaggacaagtttgaggagctcgggttgatagaaaggatgaaggaatccccattcaaacaatttttcatggCTGAGAAGTTAGACTTCTCTGCATCTCTCATGCATCAATTAATGTTGCGCAAGATCCAATGCTtcaaagaggatgagttgcatttacatttgggatctagaccctgCAGATTTGGTAGAGGTGGGTTTGCTTTGGTTACGAGGTTGAACTTCAGTTCCGGACCATCtgagactgatttgaagaaacacttgactagtgaccgcttaatcaaggagtactttaatgatgaagaatcagtgaagataatgcatttgaaggctgctttaaaaaactgcactgtagttgaagatgcctacaagttgggcctatgtttctttgttgagggggttttacttgcacgagagggcaagttaaatgtctggatagattcgctgaagatggtggaggacactgagtacttctttacttacccatgggggaaAGTGTCTTTTAATAAGCTTATGGATTCATGTAAGAAAGACATGCATCATCAGAAGAGGAACtttgagaagaaaaaggaagTTATGGGGAAATAG